One window from the genome of Pyxicephalus adspersus chromosome 6, UCB_Pads_2.0, whole genome shotgun sequence encodes:
- the LIF gene encoding leukemia inhibitory factor, with protein sequence MQLLAVIVQLLIFQQWALLLGRAKPLDAASPLCAHVNECNNNLTAIMKQIESQIKQMHTDAGQLLHTYNHQNLRNLDGNSVCNPDSLDLPKFNVKDTSEEEQFVELYKIFQYMKAAIGNITQHQMKLNPQSKNLHVQLNTSKAEITAIISNLSCILCRRYQITEVIVHYGINFPSSTFQKKTMGCKVLKKYKHFLSQAENITDGWFKTADSVQDPFTFHR encoded by the exons ATGCAGCTTTTGGCAG TGATTGTGCAACTACTGATTTTCCAGCAATGGGCTCTGCTATTGGGAAGAGCGAAGCCATTGGATGCTGCAAGCCCCCTTTGCGCACATGTCAACGAGTGCAATAACAACTTGACTGCCATCATGAAACAGATCGAATCACAGATAAAACAAATGCACACAGATGCTGGACAACTTCTGCACACTTAT aatcatCAAAACTTAAGAAACCTGGATGGTAACAGTGTGTGTAATCCGGATTCTCTTGATCTACCTAAATTTAATGTAAAGGATACAAGTGAAGAAGAACAATTTGTTGAACTGTATAAGATCTTTCAGTATATGAAGGCTGCTATAGGAAACATCACACAGCATCAGATGAAACTGAATCCTCAAAGCAAGAATTTACACGTCCAGCTAAATACAAGCAAGGCTGAGATAACAGCGATTATTTCCAACCTGTCTTGTATTCTTTGTCGAAGGTATCAAATAACTGAAGTGATTGTACATTATGGAATAAACTTTCCATCctcaactttccaaaaaaaaacaatgggatgTAAGGTGCttaagaaatacaaacattttctttcacaaGCAGAAAACATCACAGATGGCTGGTTTAAGACAGCAGACAGTGTTCAAGATCCGTTTACATTCCACAGGTAA